From the genome of Malus sylvestris chromosome 13, drMalSylv7.2, whole genome shotgun sequence:
ATTCCTTGCACACACATGATGCATGTGAATGCTATCAGTTTTTGTGGTGTTTCTGAGGGAGGTTAATAAAGTGGCAGTTGAGCTTATTCTTACTGAATTTAAGACCTCCAAAGCACTCAAACTAGTATATATATGGATCCCTAATTCTCAGAAATCTCAAGCAAATCTTTAAGAAAATCAGTCAATTTCCTCTGATTACATTCTTGTTCTAGCTAAAGctaccacatatatatatatataaaatggcTTCATGTGATGGAAAGCTTGAAGTAGAAGTTGAGGTGAAGTCTCCTGCACAAAAGTTTTGGGAAGCCCTTAGGGACTCCACCACTGTCTTCCCCAAGGCATTTCCTCATGACTACAAAAGCATCGATGTCCTCGAAGGTGATGGCAAAGCTGTTGGATCCGTTCGGCTTATTACATATGCTGAAGGTAGTTACATGCATATATTATCTTactcagtggcggatccaggttTTCAAGATCGGGAGGTTCCAACATAAcagctcaaaaaaaaaaatatatatattagactAATTTGGTTCCAAATCACTATTTTCTATTGAATTTGGTTCATTGAATAAATCAAGATTAATCTCAAGGGTAATAAAACCAACAAATTCTCCTCAacaactagggatgggcaaatacccattggttatgggtaatcgCGGTTACctgcccatttaaattaaacggttatggttatgggtaaccgtttagataaataaacggttatgagtataaccgtttacctgcgaaatttaaatggacggttatgggtattaactgcggttataaacgggtaaccgtttacccatttattttatatatgtaaaactaacacaaaccatgttctcgatccaataatacttagctcCCAATAAATTAGCGaggaattcatcggtcattctctcaataacattgctacaggaatgatgattctcatcatcaaggaattcgtcaaattaatttaaatttcttgcgggtaaccgtgaaattgacataaatgctttgacaaaaatgtcttctaaacaatttttgtaacccaataatacttagcaaatattatatttaccttcattagtaacagttaaaaatatcgtacgtaaactattatttcaattattggaatggtataaggacttaaaaaattaaaatacgaaAATGTAtaatgaatgtacctataacggtgtttaattataaaaaataaaaaaaattatgacaattttttttaattttcaagttgttaaaaaatatgtagacgggtgaaaaaggggtaatgaaaaaaaaaataaataaacgggttaaaaaaggTAAATgagtaaacgggtattaaacggttacggttaaatgggtatgaaGTAATgacatgtttttctttttcttctttcaaattGTACGTGCGATAAAAGTAAAAGTGAGGGGACACAAACATTGAAACATTACTAGCATATAAAAGTACAAGATCCAAACCCAAAATAATATAGGGTGCAATCTGCTTACAGATTAGGGTTTAGATAAAACCGGCTTTGTGCATTAGCATGCATACTTCGACTCATCTTATTTATTTGGCCATTATGTATTAAGTAAAAACTCCAATGATCTCCAAAGCTAGCTTATTTAagcttgcaaataattaattagccAGAACATAGGCATCGAGCTCCAGGAAGTTCTTGGCAGCAAAATCCTTGATGATGCTTGGTTCGGGAACCTGttcgtttgctttctcatacACAGACGACCATTTCACCAAGCTCCCGTCTCCCTTGGGAGTCACGGTTAGGGTGCACTTGAAGCTCTTGTAGTACTTGAGCAGATCTCCGTCGATCACCTTATAAGCAACCGCCTTTCCGACTTCATCCACTGCATCGATCGTCTCCTTTGATACTTTCACAAGTGCAGAACCTACCGGCAAGGAAATACATTATTTATAAGGAAGTGTTCTTTTGTCAAACTGTAAATTTGTCTTAGACGTACGTGAATTTATAATTTAAGTACATAGTAAGATCACTGGCGGATCCATGTAGGGACCCGGGACCCTTCGGAAGCCCGAATAAACACTTGTGATCGACCTTCGGGACCCTCCAACAATTTGGGCAGGTGTAGTGGAGAGGCTTGTTGCCTCCATGGATGTGCAGGCAGCAGTGCTtataacaaagaagaagaagaggtttttaatttttgttataaaagACCTAGCCAAAACGACAACGTTTTTTAGCTTGgtcattataaaaaatttaaaaagtaaaatatctCTATTTCCTCTACAGAGCCTGAGAACCCCGGTCTTTTCCAATATCCCCAAATTATATTTAAGAACTCTCAGCCTCAATCGTCGCAACCTTCCAACTTTAAACCCAAGTTACCCTATTCCCCACCACCATTTGCCGTTCCACCGCCTTTGGCTGCCTAATTTAATTTCTTCCAAATTCATATAAGTTTTTTAATCCTAGACTCTAGTCCCAACTCCCAATTAATAAGATATATGTTACATTAGCAAATTTTATCTTTCTAGAGTCACTAATTGTGTttatgttgaccctaaaaactacaaagcctacgtggtgcgcatgccgagtaatctatgagctaactacgtcattcggttgaatgcgggacgtgccaactcgacggccgatgagtaaaatgtgttgacgTTGCGTTGAGCATGCGGCTGACttcgtcttgcgattgcgaccgaggaaggaacaatctcggcctcttgggttctcgaacctgaagacaaggctactattcttacgaagttcacaaatcgttgtcgtcggattcggtcacagtgatggtattcgtcagagtaaactcatgccgaatcgacaccaaagtgtaagggtacaaatactcaaagcgaatataagtcttaacagtaaacgtggttcggccgtcgaaatgccgaactctaaatcccacttgtgactatccaatcataaaataactcggcgtgcaaatTGCCGAGCCCAGTAAaatgtaacacctcacttcgcctagaaggctgatgagatgacctcgaccaataaggattcggaaatccttcttgaccgagacttggataaataaccagtcgccctcaacgcagtgctgtttatgccaactgaagatgctgcgagataggctgattctacgacgacagtgctgtttatgccaattgaagatatcaccggttgccttcatagtgctgtttatccaaactgaaggtgtgtcagcgaaaagaaaaaagaaaaaaaatctcaaggttgttgagagaatttgcgcaaGGCAGTTATGTGTTGAAATTGGCGAGGCCCTCAATGTTGCACAACCTTTATGTATTTATAGCGTTGGATATCTACCTGCCACAACCTGATGGTGCTTGTAGAGTCCAACTGCAATTCTTTTCCACGGAACTGAAATTAATCCGCATCAGAGAACTATCATATCCTTCAGATAGATGTTCACAATTTTCCAAACCTCACAAAAGCCTATCCAAATAAAAGTCTTATCATCATAGCCTAGCCTAGCCTACCTAGGCTTGTCATCATTATCTAATACTATTAAATCTTAGACTTATCACATCACCACCAGAGCCAAGCCTATCTAGGCTTTTCCATAATCCATCCGTGCATGCACCATGACTTTTCAAACCTCATCTACCAAGTTTCGCCAGTCTGATAGCAGTAATCCCAAGTTCACTCGAACTGTACTTGTTTGAAGATATAATGCTAAGATaatccaaattaaaaaataattactatgacaaaaaccataatattatcctttaacaaaaatatcttcaCTTTTTCATCCGACAGTTGAGAACTATGCTTACTCAACGGCCTCGATTACacggccgatggtgtaaatttgggttCAAACAGTTATGTTGCTGATAGGGATGagcaacggttatggcgggcgcgtaaccgcggttatttgcccataaccatttatgctcatacccgcataaccgtttactcgttgggtaattgcctaaacggttatacctatacccataactgtttataaatggttaaccatacccataaccgtttaattttgttatttttgaactttttaaaatataaaaatttagcTGGTTACTTTACCATGATAATCCAACCTTCTAGTGGTCGAAAAAACTCACAGCATTACTTTAATTTTTGAGTTTAGAGGTAAGTTAACAAAGGACATAGTGAGTTCCCTCATTGGGGAGGAGATACTCTTTGAATCTTTTCCACCAAGGCCATTGGATCAAGTGATCTGAGCCTTTAAAATTTCATCCAATGACTCACCTGTTTTGATTTCTGAAAagatataataatttttaactgTTTGATGAAATTTAAAAGACCCAAATCATTTGATCTAATGATCTTGATGGAAGAGATTTGGAAAGAATCTATTTCCACCTCATTGGACGCAATGATCAATTCCCTAGTCAGAGCCTACCAACCACCGTGGATCACATttatttcttctatttttttattttttagaaagcacaTTTATTTCTACTTTTGCCTACCTCTTTCCTTACGCTTAGTTATTGTCTAAAGataagtaaaaaagaaaagtagTGGTTGAGTGGAGGCATGTTCTTCTCCTTATTTTCTAAATTGGAGGGTGGGGTAATTGCTACTGGATGGATCGATCGTCCAAATGCATGATTAATTAAGCACGATATGATTTTGTGCGACTTTTGTAATATCAAAGCACAAATAAGTTTAATTATTGCTATTTGATGCAGTATAGGAGCTAGAAATTGctcttctaaaaaaaattagatcaaaTATAGTAATAACtgtagaaaattaaatttttttaagtaaattatataaaactacctcaattattgGGTTATTAACAGTTTCATATCTCGTCTTTAAAAAGtatcaatgtcataccttatcttcgaatttgttgtaatgtcataccttccgttagttgtttgtcaatttctctgttaaatgctgacgtggcatgAAACGAgacccactttctattaaaaaaattataataaattaataaaatattaactaaatattaaaaaataaaaaataaacaaaacaaaacccataTCCCATCACCCCCCCCCCAAATGCCGAAACCCCATCCTTCCCATCTTCCCCATCCCATCCGTTGTCCCCCATGCCAGTCAGCATTTAACAAAGGGGGTGTCTCAACAGCCTTTTGGATTGAATGATTTGATTCAAACAAAGCAGGGTCAACAGCCTTTTTGGCGTCCTTGAAAATTTGACACTTCACTCCATAAGAGGTACGTGTAGAATTGTCCATGAATTGTTAATTGACTTGGCATGCATATACACAGGCCACGAGGATCATGCATTATAATCTAGGATTATAATCCATAATTACAATCATTAAAATCGAAAAAACACTACTAGTATAAATATTGCAACGTTGACGCTACGAAAGGTTCTCATTTGCTCCTTCACATGTAGAGATATTGATAACACACATAAAGTTAATGGTATTTCATAACTAATCGATTGAGCAGTAGCTCGTAGACCACctaaaaatgaatatttattatTTGACACGTATCCCGACATAAGAAGTCCAATTGGAGCAATACTGGAAATGGCAATCCATAAAAAAACATCGATATTGAGATCTGCTAAAACAAGGTGATATCCAAAAGGAACTACTGAATAGCTTACTAAAATTGATATGACAGCTATGGATGGCCCGATATTGAATAAACGAGTATCCCCTGGATGGAAAAATGATTTTCTTTGAAAAGTAGTTTTGTCCCATCTGTTAGAGCTTGAAGAACTCTCAAAGGGCTGGTGTATTTGGGTCCAATACGCTGTTGTATCCCTGCCAATATTTCTCTTTCTAACCATACAATTACCAGTACGCGTATTGTGATTCTCACTACAAGAGTCAAAATAGAAACAAGAACCCATAGAATTCCATAAACCTATTTATGTAAAAACATTTGTAATTACATTTGACAAGTTGACAACTAGTCACTAGTCACAAGTGTGACAAGTTGAACATAGTTACATTTGTAATTATGTGATCAAATGTCACAATCGAATCTCTCCATGTAGACTTTAATTTCCAACCATTATGTTGATAGACTTTGAATTTTGTTTCAAGAAGACTTGGCATTTGTCCACGACATCCTTCACAACGAGAAAATTTTCGATGGTGGAGAAGCTACTAGGAAAGTTACTTAGTGTAGGGTTGTGGATATGATATTTCTATTGTGCCTTGGCCCGTTCGTCAGTGCagaaacgagattcagattacaacttcatcaaatcacactcagttgaaaagaataaaatacaagaaataaagacaccgagaaatttacgaggttcggcaaaaatcctgcctacgtccccggagagatattgctcttcactatgagaataacagtacaagtacacataAGTTAAATCGACATAACCTAATCCTAAATCCCTTGTACACCTactcatagaattttccaagagcctcactctaccccaagagttctttcactagaatacttttcactctaactctcttgattttctctcaacccATGTTCAACCTTTCCCATGGTAGAGCCAAATGCTCTCACCATCTCCATGGATGCTTCCCTAATGCAAGCCTTCTCCCTCGGCAAGCACACATAATGCAAGCATTTCCTTGCATTAAATAAAGTCCAATCCATCATCACATTTCTTCATAATCATTAAAGCAAAAgcaaccacatttttttattttcttacaaGCATCATCATTGTGTCTTTACTCATGATGATGTCTACCAAACTTTTCTTTGTTTAGTTTACTAGCCGAAAGACATTTGGCTTGTTGTccacttttgcttttactttgcagcACTTGTCTGCAACTTTCATGCAGCCCACACCATGTGATATTTCCACCGAAAAAAAACACAGGTTACTTCATTGTTGCCAGCTCAAAAtatgagccaatcacaacaatTTCTCTACAACTCCTTTGCATTACAGGTTCAAATCTTTTCATGTCTCCTTAAGCGTTGAGTAGTAATTTTggttgaaataaaaataataatgcaCTTACCATACCCATAAAATTACTTATGATCGGAGACTTTGCATGAGACCGCATAAAATTCCCACCCCAATGTatttggatttgtaagtttttttatagattgttttttttttttttgtgtcaattttctagaaaagaaaagaaacaggaAGTGATGTCATCGTCGGCGATTATATCCGACTTCTTCATGCCTTATAATTCTATAAATATCAAACTGAAACCTTAGGTGAAATGTACACGTACCAATTTCTCAGTCTCTGCATGCACACTTACCCAATTCAAACATGGGGTTTTTGGCCGTGAGATTGGTTATTTTACACTCACTTTTTAACGTATTTCTCTGCTGCTTCAGCTTCTCCATGCATCCGAAACTAGGCGGGAACGAAACAGACAGGATGGCGTTGTTGGCCATCAAAGCGCAGATAAAGGAGGACCCCGACCAGTTCCTGAGTTCATGGAACGAATCATATCACTTCTGCCTATGGCAAGGTGTCACATGCAGCCAACGACATCACCAAAGGATCACTAGGTTAAACCTAGGGAACCAAAACTTGGTGGGTACCATATCCCCACACATAGGAAATCTAAGCTTCCTCAGGGTACTACGTTTGAGCGACAACCGTTTGTCGGGTCAAATTCCACCAGAAATCGGGCGTTTGCGCAGATTGCAGGTATTAAATTTGACCCAAAACTCACTCAGTGGTGTTATTCCTGTCAATATGTCCAATTGTCTTGACCTCATCGGTTTCCATTCAGGCTTCAATCATTTGGTGGGTAAAATTCCTATAGAGTTTGGCTCCTTTCCTAAACTTGAAAAACTTGTTCTTCAACGCAACACTTTGTCAGGGGCAATCCCTGATTCCTTGGGGAACATTTCATCACttgatgtttttgcattttaCGACAATCACTTGTCAGGTGACATCCCTAGTTCCCTAGGTCAGTTGAAAAAATTGAGATTTTTCTCATTAGGTTCAAATAAGTTGTCTGGTATTGTCCCTCCCTCCATTTATAATCTCTCTAATCTAGCTATTTTTTCCATCGCATTCAACTCAATTCAAGGGACTATTCCCAGAGAATTGGCTACAATTTTTCCAAATCTCAAAGTATTTCACATTACCGGGAATCAATTCTCAGGGTCCATTCCTATATCAATATCCAATGCCACAAATCTAGTGCAATTTGAAGTTTTAGATAACAAACTAACCGGACAAGTTCCAAATCTACAAAAGCTTTGTAACCTCGAAACGCTCCTTCTAGATTCAAACCGCCTTGGAACCGGTACAAATGGGGACTTGAGCAATGCCACGAAGTTTAGGTGGTTGGTTACACAGACTAACAATTTTGGAGGGGTGCTGCCCACAGCCATATCCAATCTCTCGACCACGCTTGAAATCCTTTGGGTTGGAGGAAACCAACTCTATGGAAACATCCCAGCCCGGATAACCAGTCTAGTCAGCTTGGAATGATTAGTTATGGGGAATAACCACTTGACAGGTAATATCCCCACTGATATTGGCAAGCTTACAAATCCTTTGGTTTTGTTGATCCTTCTAAGCCTACTCATGTTTGCAAACTTCAGAGGTCCCTCTATGGTCTTAAACAAGCGCCTCGTGCCTGGTATGAAGCTTTTTATCGGGCTCTTCTGTCCTTGGGCTTCTCTGCATCCTCCTCTGACACTAGTCTTTTTATCAAGAAAGACATCACTATCACTTTTATCTTGGTGTACGTTGATGATATAATCATCACTGGCAGCTCCTCTCAAGTCTGCCAAACTATTATTTCTCAGCTGCAAGCTATTTTTCCTGTCAAAGATCTTGGTGATAttcactattttctgggaattgaAGTGACTCGATCTCCTCATGGTCTATTTCTTCATCAGTCCAAATATGCTCTAGACCTCCTAAAGAAAACTGATATGTTAGGTGTCAAACCTTGCTCTACTCCAGTTAGTTCCTCTAAACTGGATCACTCAGGCACACCACTTGCAGATCCTACTTCCTACAGGTCCATTGTTGGTGCATTACAGTACCTTACCTGGACTCGTCCTGATCTCGCTTTTGCAGTGAATCAAGTGTGTCAACATATGCAAACTCCCCGCACTATTCATTTGCAAGCTGTTAAGCGTATCCTCAGATATCTTAAAGGCACTATTGACTCCGGACTGAGGTTCACCAAGGGTGCTCAGTTTCTCACTGCTTGGTCTGATGCCGATTGGGCTGGTTGCCCTGTTGACCGACGATCTACAAGTGGCTATTGTGTATTTTTGGGACCCAATTTAGTAGCTTGGAGTGCTAAGAAACAGAACACAGTGACTCGGTCATCCACTGAGGCTGAGTACAGGTCACTTGCCAACACTGCTGCAGAAATTTCGTGGGTTTGCAAGATACTCTTTGATCTTTCATTTCCCCTTCTTCGTACACCTGTTATATTCTGTGATAACAAGAGTGCTATTGCACTAGCTTTCAACCCCGTCTTTCATGCTCGTACAAAGCATGTTGAGCTTGACTATCACTTTATCCGTGAGAAAGTTCTTTTGGGTCAGATTGATGTTCAACATGTTAATACATTGTCCCAGATTGCTGACATTTTTACTAAGTCTCTTCATGCCGATCGGTTTCTCTCCCTGACTGCCAAGCTTTCAGTTCGACCCTCTACcttcagcttgagggggtgtgttAGGAGTACTGTAGGTTCACAGAGTTACCAAAGGTGCACAGCACCAGATTAATTCTTGTCTGTATGGGTTAGTTAGGGGAATGCTAAAATAGTTAGCTTTGGTATTTATGTATAAATACTTCATGTACAGAGATATGATAATAtactgaaaatcattttctcaattctctttctctctctacattttctctctctctctaatctctCTTTCTCCAAGATTCAGTTTTCTTATTCACTAAGATCTTACTTTCTACACTTTTCATATGCAATTTTATCACATGGATATTGAACTTTTGTGCTCCCACTCTTGGAAATGAATTTGTACAGAGTTCCTTCACTGCTATCAGTTTCTGGATTACTCATTTGGGTCGCTTGTGAAATTCAATAACAGGGTTTCTATTACTTCCtgtttcttttcatttctagaaaattgacacaaaaaaaaaaaaaaaaacaatctagaaaaaaacttacaaatccaaatACATTGGGGATGGGAATTTTATGCGGTATCTTGTGCAAAGTCTCCGATCATAAGTAATTTTACGGGTATGGTAAgtgcattaatttttttttacaaccaAAAGTACTACTCAACACTAAGGAGACATGAAAAGATTTGAACCTGTAATACGAAGGAGTTGTAGAGAAATATCATTTCCACAACCCTACACTAACTTTCCTAGTAGCTTCTCCACCATCGAAAATTTTCTCGTTGTGAAGGATGTCGTGGACAAAGGCCAATTCTTCttgaaagaaaattcaaagtctATCAACATATTATTATGGCTGGAAATTAAAGTCTACATGTAGAGATTCGATTGTGACATTTGATTACATAAttacaaatgtaattatgttCCTTAATTTCAtaattgtttaatttattttttgatgtttaatttttaatatttacgcCGGACCAATATTGACACGTGGCGTTCAATCATTGTCCATGTGTGCGCCACGTTAATGGCTGATTTAACAGTAACCTtgacggatgtatgaaagtgttcCAAAATTATAACTTTAAGTACCATTCtagaatgaaaaaaacttcacgtatcaaatgttgaaaataaaaaaatttcaggataataaactgagattaaccctttGGAATAGCTGTACCTTTTTTctaattgatttattttttatttattttttaaatataaaaatttaactGGTTATTTCATCATGATAATCCAACCTTCTACTGATCGAAAAAAACTCACAGCATTACTTTAATTTTTTAGTTTGGAGGTAAGTTAACAAAGGACAGTTACCTCATAATAGAGTTTGGAGGTCCTCATTGGACCCAATGATCAATTCCCTAGTCAGAGCCTACCAATCAACTTGGATCacatttatttcttctttttcattttggCCTACCTCTTTCCTTACGCTTAGTCATCGTCTAAAGATAAGTCAATAAGAAAAGTAGTAGTTGTTCtccacacaaaaacaaaaaaaaagtagtagTTGCGTGGAGGCATGTTCTTCtccttattttttaaatagagttttaacgaaaaatttacggtactgttcactttaatgataTAATTTTGTCCAAAGACATAATTAATTAAGCACGATATGATTTTGTGCCACTTTTATAACATCAAAGCACAAATAAGTTTAATTATTGCTATTTGATGCAGTATAGGAGCTAGAAATTGCTGTAGAAAATATAGTAATAACTGTAGAAAATTAaaagcttttttattttttttaaagtaatgttagggagattaaatttataaacaaaattttggAGACTAaaagacatggaagttgataattaatttattacttaaaccttgataaacgtgctcatttctattggtgacatatcatttagtttgcaaattttatgtccaaatttagtctccctagcattacctttttttatgggtaatgctagggagacaaaatttacaaactaaattatgtgtcaccaataggaatgaATACGTTTATAAActcttaagtaataatccaatcatcaacttttatgtcatttagtttaaaaCATTTAGTCTCCCTGACATtgcacttttttttattattggcaTAGAAATTTATCAAACAAGAGTGATGGGCCtaaaattttttatgaaaattttaatgttgagatgattatatcataagaatataaattatttataagcTTTAATAAAAAAGGAAGATTCGAACAAAAATTTAAGATCATGACTCAAAATTATTATTGTGCTCAATTAGTTGTGCATATTGAGTAATGTGAATTTGACAGATgtacccaaaaataaaaatatgaaataattatatatatatatatatatatatattttttttttttttagtatgtcGATATTCTTTTAAAGGGAAAGGgggttcggctaagccacataatgggtagcctaatttagtatcgaattcgtcatccacgagattcaaacataagacctctcacttataagcgaagaggaataccaccaaaCAGTAGTACTGAGTGACTAATTATAGTTAAACTGTAAGAGGCTTTCTGCTACCTTAtaatttaatgttaattttcATGTCAACAATATAGGACATTATGCTAAAAATATAAGATGACATAGAGTTTATAATAAATTCCACTTTTGAGATAATCCacctagaatttttttttaaataataaaattatgcaCGATGATTTTGTGCTTTGAATTTAGACTAATTAAGTTCACATGGTACGTCGAATCAGAACGCAGTTTTGTCAACTATAGTtccaaacacaaacaaaaactaaaaactaaaaaaaaaaaaaaaatgtataaaggTAGTTTGATGAAGATTCTtttcggatcctctttgtaaggatATCTATCATTTTCGtccatcgtacatcatgcggtcagtttttgttagatattgtttgtgtttaattttaaataaaaatattta
Proteins encoded in this window:
- the LOC126596799 gene encoding MLP-like protein 423, translating into MEATSLSTTPAQIVGGSRRSITSVYSGFRRVPGPYMDPPVILLCSALVKVSKETIDAVDEVGKAVAYKVIDGDLLKYYKSFKCTLTVTPKGDGSLVKWSSVYEKANEQVPEPSIIKDFAAKNFLELDAYVLAN
- the LOC126596328 gene encoding putative receptor-like protein kinase At3g47110; translation: MRPHKIPTPMYLDFFSMHPKLGGNETDRMALLAIKAQIKEDPDQFLSSWNESYHFCLWQGVTCSQRHHQRITRLNLGNQNLVGTISPHIGNLSFLRVLRLSDNRLSGQIPPEIGRLRRLQVLNLTQNSLSGVIPVNMSNCLDLIGFHSGFNHLVGKIPIEFGSFPKLEKLVLQRNTLSGAIPDSLGNISSLDVFAFYDNHLSGDIPSSLGQLKKLRFFSLGSNKLSGIVPPSIYNLSNLAIFSIAFNSIQGTIPRELATIFPNLKVFHITGNQFSGSIPISISNATNLVQFEVLDNKLTGQVPNLQKLCNLETLLLDSNRLGTGTNGDLSNATKFRWLVTQTNNFGGVLPTAISNLSTTLEILWVGGNQLYGNIPARITSLVSLE
- the LOC126596800 gene encoding uncharacterized mitochondrial protein AtMg00810-like, with product MGNNHLTGNIPTDIGKLTNPLRSLYGLKQAPRAWYEAFYRALLSLGFSASSSDTSLFIKKDITITFILVYVDDIIITGSSSQVCQTIISQLQAIFPVKDLGDIHYFLGIEVTRSPHGLFLHQSKYALDLLKKTDMLGVKPCSTPVSSSKLDHSGTPLADPTSYRSIVGALQYLTWTRPDLAFAVNQVCQHMQTPRTIHLQAVKRILRYLKGTIDSGLRFTKGAQFLTAWSDADWAGCPVDRRSTSGYCVFLGPNLVAWSAKKQNTVTRSSTEAEYRSLANTAAEISWVCKILFDLSFPLLRTPVIFCDNKSAIALAFNPVFHARTKHVELDYHFIREKVLLGQIDVQHVNTLSQIADIFTKSLHADRFLSLTAKLSVRPSTFSLRGCVRSTVGSQSYQRCTAPD